Sequence from the Cellulomonas fimi ATCC 484 genome:
GCGAGCGCGTCCGCGGCACGCATCTCCTGCAGCAGCCGGTACGTGCCCGGCTGGATCGAGTTCGCCTGCGGCTCGGCCGTCCACGCGGCGGTGAACGGCTTGACGGACGCGATGACGCCCGCGTCGACGAGCTTCTGCCCGATCACGCCACCGGCGTCGCCGGCCTCGATCGTGATCTCGGCGGTGCCGCTGCCCGGGCCCGGGTAGTCCTCGACGGACTCGGCCTGCCCGCCGCCGAAGAAGCCGCCCATGAGCTCGGAGACCACGTACGCGGCTCCCCCGAACAGCACGAGCGCGACGACCAGCACCCCGAAGGACCGGCGGCGCCGGCGCTTGCGCTCGCGCTCGGCCTTGGCCTTGCCACGCTGACGGGACCGCCGGGACTCGGGTGCGGGCGCACCACGTCGCGCGGAGGGGTCGCCGCCGAACAGGTCGGAGACCTGGTCACCGCGCTCCACGGGCGCCCACCACTCGGTCTGGCTGTTGCTCACGTACGCGTCACTCCACCGTCGCTCGTCCGTCGCCTGCAGGCCCCCCGTGCGCCCCGCGGCCGTGCTGGGATCGGTCGACGTCGACCAGCTCCCCGGGACGACGCCCCGTCGCACGCTCCGCGTCCAACGCGTACTGCAGGATCACCACCGCGGCCGCCTGGTCGACGACCTGCCGGTGGCGGCGCCCGGATCGGCCGGACGCCTGCAGCGCCTGATGTGCGGTCACCGTGCTCATCCGCTCATCGACCAGACGCACCGGGACGGGTGCGACAGCCTGCGCCAGACCCACAGAGTACGCGCGCGCGGCGGCGGATGCGGCACCTTCGGCCCCCGACAGGTGCCGGGGCAGCCCCACGTACACGACCGCGGCACCACGCTCGCCCGCCTCGTGCACGATCGCGGCGACGTCCGTCGGGACGCGCCGCTCCTTGC
This genomic interval carries:
- the ruvX gene encoding Holliday junction resolvase RuvX; amino-acid sequence: MPHDEVVRGARLAVDVGSVRVGLAASDPDGLVATPVATLARDTPGRKERRVPTDVAAIVHEAGERGAAVVYVGLPRHLSGAEGAASAAARAYSVGLAQAVAPVPVRLVDERMSTVTAHQALQASGRSGRRHRQVVDQAAAVVILQYALDAERATGRRPGELVDVDRSQHGRGAHGGPAGDGRATVE